In the genome of Paludisphaera rhizosphaerae, one region contains:
- a CDS encoding N,N-dimethylformamidase beta subunit family domain-containing protein, producing MTRPPGWNRRDWMKTATAAGLASGLPAARAATPADPDRIRAENAKPGSRDWINTKVRVDPKTKFRSPGIEGYLSRSSVRPGESLTLHVSTNPASRFTVELYRMGFYQGHGARLMEKLGSFPGQVQPDPEIGPMRLRECKWEPCVTITIPEDWVSGVYIGKLKAEREGLESYVVFVVRDDRKADYLLQVSDHTWNAYNRWPSNFALYDDGKKSWYWGPDVQTSFDRPYGKYCQIFDAPLSVGSGEWLLWEFPLAFWMEEQGYDVTYISNFDTHFDPEGLRRAKGWISIGHDEYWSLEMFETMKKARDEGLNIAFLSGNAICGVVDLHPSSDGRPGRIIERVGRFGSPRQGELEHGFPEEALFKKNGPNEATLIGAQSTYPVTGGGDWICRQPAHWLFAGSGMKEGDAIGGLVGWEWHGEPWQIPGLEVVASGPTTSPRGEGLYTATIYPGPKGNIVFNAATIWWATGLSAPPGFIMPNVYTQPKGVDPRVQKITANLLERLRSTA from the coding sequence ATGACGCGCCCCCCCGGCTGGAATCGACGCGACTGGATGAAAACAGCGACGGCCGCCGGCCTGGCCTCGGGACTCCCCGCGGCGCGGGCCGCGACCCCCGCCGATCCCGACCGTATCCGCGCCGAAAACGCCAAGCCCGGAAGCCGCGACTGGATCAACACCAAGGTTCGGGTCGATCCGAAGACCAAATTTCGGAGCCCCGGGATCGAGGGTTATCTTTCGCGCAGCAGCGTCCGGCCCGGCGAATCGCTGACGCTCCACGTCAGCACCAACCCGGCCTCTCGATTCACCGTCGAGTTGTATCGGATGGGCTTCTACCAGGGCCATGGCGCCCGGTTGATGGAGAAGCTCGGCTCGTTCCCCGGCCAGGTCCAACCCGACCCCGAGATCGGCCCGATGCGGCTCCGCGAGTGCAAGTGGGAGCCCTGCGTCACGATCACCATCCCCGAAGACTGGGTGAGCGGCGTTTATATCGGCAAGCTCAAGGCCGAGCGCGAGGGGCTGGAGAGTTACGTCGTGTTCGTCGTCCGCGACGACCGCAAGGCCGACTACCTGTTGCAGGTCTCCGACCACACCTGGAACGCCTATAACCGCTGGCCGTCGAACTTCGCCCTCTACGACGACGGCAAGAAAAGCTGGTACTGGGGACCGGACGTCCAGACGAGCTTCGACCGGCCCTACGGCAAATACTGCCAGATCTTCGATGCGCCGCTCTCGGTGGGCTCGGGCGAATGGCTCCTCTGGGAGTTCCCCTTGGCCTTCTGGATGGAAGAACAAGGCTACGACGTCACCTACATCTCCAACTTCGACACCCACTTCGACCCCGAAGGGCTCCGCCGCGCGAAGGGGTGGATCTCGATCGGCCACGACGAATACTGGTCGCTGGAGATGTTCGAGACGATGAAGAAAGCCCGCGACGAGGGGCTCAACATCGCCTTTCTCTCCGGCAACGCCATCTGCGGCGTGGTCGACCTGCACCCCTCCAGCGACGGTCGACCGGGACGGATCATCGAGCGCGTCGGCCGATTCGGCTCGCCCCGCCAGGGGGAGTTGGAACACGGCTTCCCGGAGGAGGCCCTGTTCAAGAAGAACGGCCCCAACGAGGCCACCCTCATCGGCGCGCAGAGCACCTATCCCGTCACCGGCGGCGGCGATTGGATCTGCCGACAACCGGCCCACTGGCTCTTCGCCGGCTCCGGGATGAAGGAAGGCGACGCGATCGGCGGCCTGGTCGGCTGGGAATGGCACGGTGAGCCCTGGCAGATCCCTGGGCTGGAAGTCGTCGCCAGCGGCCCAACCACGAGCCCGCGCGGGGAGGGGCTCTACACGGCCACGATCTATCCCGGGCCCAAGGGGAACATCGTCTTCAACGCTGCGACCATCTGGTGGGCGACTGGCCTTTCGGCCCCGCCGGGCTTCATCATGCCCAACGTCTACACCCAGCCCAAAGGCGTCGACCCTCGCGTCCAGAAGATTACGGCCAACCTCCTCGAACGCCTCCGGAGCACCGCGTGA
- a CDS encoding S66 peptidase family protein: MKRLIASSLVLALYLAASVHAEEWTKPQPLRTGDLIRFVAPAGPVDKELVDHARTLFESMGYKVYVPEGIERKWMYLAGTDDQRVNELNEALRDPNARAVFSCRGGYGLTRILDRVDYEALRKHPKIVAGYSDLTALHLAIGLKCRLVTIHGPMPMYSLAKSGEEHRYANDLFWRLLRTGKYSDDPAAALTVPLPSPSERPKALVSGKATGRLTGGNLTLLAATAGTPYQMETKGRILFIEDTHEEGYSVDRMLSQLRLAGLLDGLTGVVLGSFDGADEAELAQVFRDYFVGKGYPVVTGFPVGHLPPNAVLPYGVQAELDADAGTLRLLESPFAAD; this comes from the coding sequence GTGAAGCGTCTCATCGCCTCGTCCCTGGTACTCGCTCTCTACCTTGCGGCTTCGGTCCACGCCGAGGAGTGGACCAAGCCGCAGCCGCTCCGCACCGGCGATCTCATCCGGTTCGTCGCCCCGGCCGGCCCGGTCGACAAGGAACTCGTCGACCACGCCCGGACGCTTTTCGAGTCGATGGGCTACAAGGTGTACGTCCCCGAGGGGATCGAGCGGAAGTGGATGTACCTTGCGGGGACCGACGACCAGCGCGTGAACGAACTCAACGAGGCGCTCCGCGACCCCAACGCCCGCGCGGTCTTCTCCTGCCGAGGCGGCTACGGGCTCACCCGCATCCTCGACCGGGTCGACTATGAGGCGCTGCGGAAGCATCCCAAGATCGTCGCGGGGTATTCCGACCTGACGGCTCTCCATCTGGCGATCGGCCTGAAGTGCCGGCTCGTGACGATCCACGGGCCGATGCCGATGTACTCGCTGGCGAAATCAGGCGAGGAACACCGGTACGCCAACGACCTCTTCTGGAGGCTGCTGCGCACGGGCAAGTACTCGGACGACCCGGCCGCCGCCCTGACCGTTCCTCTCCCTTCGCCGTCCGAGCGGCCGAAGGCCCTCGTTTCCGGCAAGGCGACGGGGAGGCTCACCGGCGGGAACCTGACGTTGCTCGCGGCCACGGCGGGCACGCCCTACCAGATGGAGACCAAGGGACGCATCCTCTTCATCGAGGACACGCACGAGGAAGGCTACAGCGTCGACCGGATGCTCAGCCAACTGCGGCTGGCCGGCCTGCTCGACGGCCTCACGGGAGTCGTCCTGGGGAGCTTCGACGGCGCCGACGAGGCCGAGCTGGCCCAGGTCTTTCGCGACTACTTCGTCGGCAAGGGATATCCCGTGGTGACCGGCTTCCCGGTCGGTCACCTGCCGCCCAACGCCGTACTCCCTTACGGCGTGCAGGCGGAACTCGACGCCGACGCCGGGACGCTCCGCCTGCTGGAATCGCCGTTCGCCGCCGATTGA
- a CDS encoding M16 family metallopeptidase, with the protein MRLAAVSSLALLVLTHPAFGQQPAPARTHAVPSLDVEKYTLPNGLTVLLHEDHKTPVAAVHVLYKVGSKDEKKGRTGFAHLFEHMMFQGSKHHDKDYFEPLEKLGAEINGNTTEDRTVYFESVPSNATELSLWLEADRMGFLIPAMTQEKLDNQRDVVKNERRQSVENVPYGMADEALRRALYPEGHPYRHEVIGSMADLSAASLDDVSAFFRTYYAPDDAILCVAGDIDKAQVKGWIEKAFGPIPKGPAIERPKVWVPKLEGPVKISQTDRVSLPRAQLVWPTVQSFHPDEPALDVLASVLGGLDKENRLYRTLMHDRQLAAHVSAQHPTMKLSGTFEVDLLAPPGGDLDAIVKIALAEIDRLKREGPTADEVAKSQNGRESGLILGLQSVLTKAETFSSYEAIGGDPLAYRGELDRLFAVTPADVKRVANQYLTDAFIRLDVVPGPPPTRPAEVEVARPAPSPFEPTQQAADTETSAKIPAVGPPPAFTPPSFVRRTLSNGLTVWIVPRRELPIVSFRLVLPTGETSAPDGKEGLSSLAVGLLDAGTSKRTSLQIAGELSEMGAELGLTCSLEWSAATLTTLLRHLDRALDVYADVVRNSTFPQDEVDRRKILRLASLESRRDSADEVAEDLFRTLVFGRKHPYGRPQLGTKATVESITREDVAAYHKAHFTPSAATLIVVGDVEPDAIAKTLEARFGEWKATPAPGKVVPGAPQDPAEKGVYVVDKPGAAQSVLAVGRLGIERKSPEVPALSLLNAIVGGQFSSRLNMNLREEKGYSYGIGSEFRPLRAPGWFEIQGSVQTDVTRQSVAEVHRELSILQGPKPLTDDEVEFARRRSIYGFPGRFETTFDVADQLSIISAYELPDDYLANTIRRIEAVDRETLQKLAGVYLKPETMTTLIVGDRAAIEPELKKLPDGAAVHYVDEDGKPALAEKK; encoded by the coding sequence ATGCGACTTGCCGCCGTCTCGTCCCTCGCGCTTCTCGTGCTGACTCACCCCGCGTTCGGCCAGCAGCCCGCTCCGGCGAGGACCCACGCGGTCCCCTCGCTCGACGTGGAGAAGTACACGCTACCCAACGGGCTGACCGTGCTGCTGCACGAGGACCACAAGACGCCCGTGGCGGCCGTCCACGTGCTCTACAAGGTCGGGTCGAAGGACGAGAAGAAGGGACGGACGGGCTTCGCGCACCTCTTCGAGCACATGATGTTCCAGGGGTCGAAGCACCACGACAAGGACTACTTCGAGCCGCTGGAGAAGCTCGGCGCGGAGATCAACGGCAATACGACCGAGGACCGCACGGTCTACTTCGAGTCGGTCCCCTCCAACGCCACAGAGCTGTCGCTCTGGCTGGAGGCCGACCGCATGGGCTTCCTGATTCCGGCGATGACCCAGGAGAAGCTGGACAACCAGCGCGACGTGGTCAAGAACGAGCGCCGGCAGAGCGTGGAGAACGTCCCGTACGGCATGGCCGACGAGGCCCTGCGGCGGGCCCTCTACCCGGAAGGCCACCCCTACCGCCACGAGGTCATCGGCTCGATGGCCGACCTCTCCGCCGCCAGCCTCGACGACGTCTCCGCGTTCTTCCGGACCTACTACGCCCCCGACGACGCCATCCTCTGCGTGGCCGGCGACATCGATAAGGCCCAGGTGAAAGGCTGGATCGAGAAGGCGTTCGGTCCGATCCCGAAGGGCCCAGCGATCGAGCGGCCCAAGGTCTGGGTGCCGAAGCTCGAAGGCCCGGTGAAGATCAGCCAGACCGACCGCGTCTCGCTCCCTCGCGCCCAGCTCGTCTGGCCGACCGTCCAGAGCTTCCACCCCGACGAGCCGGCGCTCGACGTGCTGGCGTCGGTCCTGGGCGGTCTCGACAAGGAGAACCGGCTCTACCGCACCCTGATGCACGACCGCCAGTTGGCCGCCCACGTCAGCGCCCAGCACCCGACGATGAAGCTCTCCGGGACCTTCGAGGTCGACCTGCTCGCCCCTCCGGGCGGGGACCTGGACGCGATCGTCAAGATCGCCCTGGCGGAGATCGACCGCCTCAAGCGCGAGGGGCCGACCGCCGATGAGGTCGCCAAGAGCCAGAACGGCCGCGAGAGCGGGCTGATCCTCGGCCTTCAATCGGTGCTCACCAAGGCCGAGACCTTCAGTTCGTACGAGGCCATCGGCGGCGACCCGCTTGCGTATCGCGGCGAGCTGGACCGCCTCTTCGCCGTCACGCCGGCCGACGTGAAGCGGGTTGCGAACCAGTATTTGACCGACGCCTTCATCCGGCTCGACGTCGTCCCCGGCCCGCCGCCGACGCGTCCCGCCGAGGTCGAAGTCGCCAGACCCGCGCCCTCGCCGTTCGAGCCCACTCAGCAGGCGGCCGACACCGAGACCTCGGCCAAGATTCCAGCCGTCGGCCCGCCGCCGGCCTTCACGCCCCCCAGCTTCGTGCGGCGGACGCTCTCCAACGGCCTGACGGTCTGGATCGTCCCGCGCCGGGAATTGCCGATCGTCAGCTTCCGGCTCGTCCTCCCCACTGGTGAAACCTCCGCGCCCGACGGCAAGGAGGGGCTCTCCTCGCTCGCCGTGGGCCTGCTGGACGCCGGCACGTCGAAGCGGACCTCGCTCCAGATCGCAGGTGAACTCTCGGAGATGGGGGCGGAGCTCGGCCTGACCTGCAGCCTGGAATGGAGCGCGGCGACCCTCACGACGCTGCTCCGCCACCTCGACCGCGCGCTCGACGTCTACGCCGACGTGGTGCGGAACTCGACTTTCCCTCAGGACGAGGTCGACCGCCGCAAGATCCTCCGCCTGGCCAGCCTGGAGTCGCGCCGGGACTCGGCCGACGAGGTGGCGGAAGACCTCTTCCGCACGCTCGTTTTCGGTCGCAAGCACCCCTACGGAAGGCCGCAGCTTGGGACGAAAGCGACGGTTGAATCGATCACGCGGGAAGACGTGGCCGCCTACCATAAGGCCCATTTCACTCCCTCGGCGGCGACCCTGATCGTCGTCGGCGACGTTGAGCCCGACGCGATCGCGAAGACCCTCGAAGCCCGGTTCGGCGAGTGGAAGGCGACTCCTGCACCCGGCAAGGTCGTGCCGGGTGCTCCGCAAGACCCCGCGGAGAAGGGCGTGTACGTGGTCGACAAGCCGGGGGCCGCGCAGTCGGTGCTGGCGGTCGGCCGGCTGGGCATCGAGCGGAAGTCGCCCGAGGTCCCGGCGCTCAGCCTGCTCAACGCGATCGTCGGCGGCCAGTTCTCCAGCCGGTTGAACATGAACCTGCGCGAGGAGAAAGGCTACAGCTATGGGATCGGCTCCGAATTCCGCCCGCTCCGCGCGCCGGGGTGGTTCGAGATCCAGGGCTCGGTCCAGACTGACGTGACGCGCCAGTCGGTGGCAGAGGTCCATCGCGAGCTGTCCATCCTCCAGGGCCCGAAGCCGCTGACCGACGACGAGGTCGAGTTCGCCCGCCGTCGCTCGATCTACGGTTTCCCGGGCCGGTTCGAGACGACCTTCGACGTGGCCGATCAACTCTCGATCATCTCCGCATATGAGTTGCCCGATGATTATCTGGCCAACACGATCCGGCGGATTGAGGCGGTCGACCGTGAGACGCTCCAGAAGCTCGCGGGCGTCTACCTGAAGCCCGAAACGATGACGACCCTGATCGTCGGCGACCGCGCGGCGATCGAGCCCGAGTTGAAGAAACTCCCCGACGGGGCCGCCGTCCATTACGTCGACGAGGACGGCAAGCCCGCCCTGGCCGAGAAGAAGTGA
- a CDS encoding 2Fe-2S iron-sulfur cluster-binding protein has product MPMVTVEGEKAFEVEAGKKLVLAIEDAGIDIMHKCGGNARCTTCRVEIVAGEVPPPEGDEAAKLITIPDLPENVRLSCQIRVENDLWVNVLQRSSVTGVPAGTRPAD; this is encoded by the coding sequence ATGCCCATGGTGACGGTCGAAGGGGAGAAGGCGTTCGAGGTCGAAGCGGGCAAGAAGCTCGTGCTGGCGATCGAGGACGCGGGGATCGACATCATGCACAAATGCGGCGGCAACGCCCGTTGCACCACCTGCCGCGTCGAGATCGTCGCCGGCGAAGTCCCCCCGCCCGAGGGTGACGAGGCCGCCAAGCTGATCACGATCCCCGACCTCCCGGAGAACGTCCGCCTCTCGTGCCAGATCCGCGTCGAAAACGACCTGTGGGTCAACGTCCTCCAGCGCTCGTCGGTGACGGGAGTCCCGGCAGGGACCCGGCCGGCCGATTGA
- the nuoL gene encoding NADH-quinone oxidoreductase subunit L yields MPWQVGLYAAAVLIPLAAFLVEILFIRQLGRRNAWIATGAIAASCLLSAIGFLDYFLIENRAALAEPAHHEAAEAHHEPLAWRGSFDWVLLDAPQEGRRLSIPLGVHIDNLAVVMFLMVTFVATLVHVYSMGYMAEDARYPRFFAFLSLFCFSMLGLIAAPNLFMIFVFWELVGVCSYLLIGFWYVEKANADAANKAFIVNRVGDVGMLIGLGILWSALGTFDFQEIAARAGTISPGLLTLAGLGVFAGCAGKSAQFPLHVWLPDAMAGPTPVSALIHAATMVAAGVYLVARFFPVFTPEVLLVIAYTGGATLLIAATIAMVQTDYKKVLAYSTVSQLGFMMLGLGVGGWSAGVFHLLTHAFFKALLFLGAGSVYHGVHTYDMAELGGLRKKMPVTAVTMLVGVLAISGVPFFSGFYSKDAILAAALARVWQSPQHALLFALSVVGAVLTTFYMFRMWFLVFAGEPRGFSDPFTARVVHAHDEEHVLAEEEAVHGVGAPQYALNPAARAHESEPIMTWPLVVLAALSVFAGWTVWLGLPFGTPLLERMLAHGEPAGAIDSHAAHWWAVVDSLAVTTIGFLFAALYYAPTGVRGLRLSPARTAARFRPLHTLFTNKWYFDDLYALAFVRPCLRLAKACSTFDKVLIDALVDGSARSVEWLSRAGGLFDRVGVDGLVNGFAQALYLLGDRARSIQTGRIRSYLMFLVLGLLGLFAGLYAWVG; encoded by the coding sequence ATGCCCTGGCAGGTGGGTCTCTACGCCGCCGCCGTCTTGATCCCCCTGGCGGCCTTTCTCGTCGAGATCCTGTTCATCCGACAGCTCGGCCGACGCAACGCCTGGATCGCCACCGGCGCGATCGCCGCCTCATGCCTCCTGAGCGCGATCGGATTCCTCGACTACTTCCTGATCGAGAACCGCGCCGCACTCGCGGAACCGGCTCATCATGAGGCCGCCGAGGCCCACCACGAACCGCTCGCCTGGCGGGGGAGCTTCGACTGGGTGCTGCTGGACGCCCCCCAGGAAGGGCGTCGGCTGTCGATCCCGCTGGGGGTCCACATCGACAACCTCGCGGTTGTCATGTTCCTGATGGTGACGTTCGTCGCGACGCTCGTCCACGTCTACTCGATGGGCTACATGGCCGAGGACGCGCGATACCCGCGGTTCTTCGCGTTTCTGTCGCTCTTCTGCTTCTCGATGCTCGGGCTGATCGCCGCGCCAAACCTCTTCATGATCTTCGTGTTCTGGGAGCTGGTCGGCGTCTGCTCGTATCTGCTGATCGGCTTCTGGTATGTGGAGAAGGCCAACGCCGACGCCGCCAACAAGGCGTTCATCGTCAACCGCGTGGGCGACGTCGGCATGCTGATCGGGCTGGGGATTCTCTGGTCGGCGCTGGGCACGTTCGACTTCCAGGAGATCGCGGCGAGAGCCGGGACGATCTCCCCTGGTCTGCTGACGCTGGCCGGACTGGGCGTGTTCGCGGGGTGCGCCGGCAAGAGCGCCCAGTTCCCGCTGCACGTCTGGCTCCCCGACGCCATGGCCGGGCCGACACCCGTCTCGGCGTTGATCCACGCGGCGACGATGGTCGCGGCCGGCGTGTATCTCGTCGCCCGGTTCTTCCCGGTCTTCACGCCCGAGGTCTTGCTGGTCATCGCCTACACCGGCGGCGCGACGCTCCTCATCGCGGCGACGATCGCGATGGTTCAGACCGACTACAAGAAGGTGCTGGCGTATTCGACGGTCAGCCAACTCGGCTTCATGATGCTGGGGCTGGGGGTCGGCGGCTGGTCGGCGGGGGTGTTCCACCTGCTGACGCACGCCTTTTTCAAGGCCCTGCTCTTTCTGGGGGCCGGCAGCGTCTACCACGGGGTGCACACGTACGACATGGCGGAACTCGGCGGCCTGCGGAAGAAGATGCCCGTCACCGCCGTGACGATGCTCGTCGGCGTGCTGGCGATCTCCGGCGTCCCCTTCTTCAGCGGGTTCTACTCCAAGGACGCCATCCTGGCCGCCGCGCTGGCTCGCGTCTGGCAGAGCCCGCAACACGCCTTGCTCTTCGCCCTGTCCGTCGTGGGGGCGGTGCTGACGACCTTCTACATGTTCCGCATGTGGTTCCTGGTCTTCGCCGGCGAGCCCCGGGGCTTCTCCGACCCCTTCACGGCCCGCGTCGTCCACGCTCACGACGAGGAGCACGTTTTGGCCGAGGAGGAAGCCGTGCACGGCGTCGGGGCCCCGCAGTACGCCCTGAACCCGGCCGCCCGCGCCCATGAGAGCGAGCCGATCATGACCTGGCCGCTGGTCGTCCTGGCGGCGCTCAGCGTCTTCGCCGGCTGGACGGTCTGGCTGGGCCTGCCGTTCGGGACGCCGCTGCTGGAGCGGATGCTGGCCCACGGCGAGCCCGCCGGCGCGATCGACTCGCACGCGGCCCACTGGTGGGCGGTGGTCGACTCCCTGGCCGTCACGACCATCGGCTTCCTCTTCGCCGCCCTGTATTACGCTCCGACCGGAGTGCGCGGGCTTCGCCTGAGCCCGGCCCGGACTGCGGCGCGGTTTCGGCCGCTCCACACGCTTTTCACCAACAAGTGGTATTTCGACGACCTTTACGCCCTGGCCTTCGTTCGTCCCTGCCTGCGGCTGGCGAAGGCCTGCTCGACGTTCGACAAGGTCCTGATCGACGCCCTCGTCGACGGCTCGGCTCGGTCCGTGGAGTGGCTCAGTCGGGCGGGCGGCCTGTTCGATCGCGTCGGAGTCGACGGCCTGGTCAACGGGTTCGCGCAGGCCTTGTACCTCCTCGGCGATCGCGCCCGGTCGATTCAGACGGGGCGGATTCGCAGCTACCTGATGTTCCTGGTCCTGGGCCTGCTCGGCCTGTTCGCCGGGCTTTACGCCTGGGTGGGTTGA
- a CDS encoding dicarboxylate/amino acid:cation symporter, giving the protein MPPSEYDRDDATNLLNSELDPTIGAPPVEDEPESSLGGLPLYVWVIIAVLIAIPLGWFWGEGAKSLEIIPNLIMRALTALAAPLVVLAILHAIVANDIRGRQGAMMMFLYLINTLVAMMIGLGLSNLIQPGAGAELKEPGEVRTIAKKTVSELVTELVPKSIGEAFATNNIAQLVVLTIALGIGLVKIRDAHRAQGKESFQTVVDLLSIAFELMMKVLLWVVALVPLAVLGIVAAQVGHAEGMRILGSLVKLIGVVVLGLCCQVTWYLLQMAFLARMSPVRFLKGAADVMANTFSTASTAATIPITLKSLGRLGVTRQSSQLCACIGTNFNNDGTALYQATAALFMAQALGYSLSLTDQVIIMLTTLVASVGAGGIPSGSFVTMPLIFAAVRLPADKIPILLTIDWFLDRCRTTSNVLGDMTVAVLLDKLTPPTPEPVEAQV; this is encoded by the coding sequence ATGCCGCCGAGCGAGTACGACCGCGACGACGCCACAAACCTGTTGAACTCGGAACTCGATCCAACGATCGGCGCCCCGCCCGTGGAGGACGAACCTGAGAGTTCACTGGGCGGACTGCCCCTCTACGTCTGGGTGATCATCGCCGTCTTGATCGCGATTCCCCTCGGCTGGTTCTGGGGAGAGGGGGCCAAGTCGCTCGAAATCATCCCCAACCTGATCATGCGGGCCCTGACAGCGCTGGCGGCTCCACTGGTCGTGCTGGCGATCCTGCACGCGATTGTCGCCAACGACATTCGCGGACGGCAGGGGGCGATGATGATGTTCCTCTACCTGATCAACACGCTGGTCGCCATGATGATCGGCCTCGGGTTGTCGAACCTCATCCAGCCGGGCGCCGGCGCGGAGTTGAAGGAGCCCGGCGAAGTCCGGACGATCGCGAAGAAGACCGTCTCCGAGCTGGTCACGGAGCTTGTCCCCAAGAGCATCGGCGAGGCGTTCGCCACCAACAACATCGCCCAACTCGTCGTCCTGACGATCGCGCTGGGGATCGGGTTGGTCAAGATCCGAGACGCCCACCGCGCCCAGGGCAAGGAGTCGTTCCAGACTGTCGTCGACCTGCTCTCGATCGCCTTCGAGCTGATGATGAAGGTCTTGCTCTGGGTGGTGGCCCTGGTGCCGCTGGCGGTCCTGGGGATCGTCGCCGCGCAGGTCGGTCATGCGGAGGGGATGAGGATCCTCGGCTCGCTCGTCAAGCTCATTGGCGTCGTCGTTCTGGGGCTTTGCTGCCAGGTGACCTGGTACTTGCTCCAGATGGCGTTTCTCGCCCGGATGTCTCCCGTCCGGTTCTTGAAGGGGGCGGCCGACGTGATGGCCAACACCTTCAGCACGGCGAGCACTGCGGCCACGATCCCGATTACGCTCAAGTCGCTGGGGCGGTTGGGAGTGACCCGTCAGTCGAGCCAGCTTTGCGCCTGCATCGGCACCAACTTCAACAACGACGGCACCGCGCTCTACCAGGCGACGGCGGCGCTGTTCATGGCTCAGGCGCTGGGGTACTCGCTGAGCCTCACCGATCAGGTGATCATCATGCTGACGACGCTTGTTGCCAGCGTGGGCGCTGGCGGCATCCCTTCAGGCAGCTTCGTCACCATGCCCCTGATCTTCGCCGCGGTCCGGCTGCCGGCGGACAAGATCCCCATCCTGCTGACGATCGACTGGTTCCTCGACCGCTGCCGGACGACGTCCAACGTCCTGGGCGACATGACGGTGGCCGTGCTCCTCGACAAGCTCACTCCGCCGACGCCGGAGCCTGTCGAGGCGCAGGTCTGA